One genomic window of Microbacterium testaceum StLB037 includes the following:
- a CDS encoding glycoside hydrolase family 3 N-terminal domain-containing protein → MKTAARTSALLVLAALTLTGCVPEPAPTPSPTASPSPSPTPTPTPTPDPLAGMSLDDRVGQLFMVGTSVDGADPTTLAAVTDDHIGGIFLHGRSDAGAQATAGLVSTFTSAQATGQPLLWVSTDQEGGEVQVLSGPGFDEIPSAVDQGQQDDATLRGNAATWGGQLAQAGVNMNLAPVADVVTSPETAQSNPPIGQLDRQYGYDGATVAAKAGAFAAGMRDGGVLPTFKHFPGLGHVGDNTDTTAGVTDDFVTADGADVGVYSTVLPEGPAVVMLSTAIYAKIDPSAPAAFSPTVVGVLRNTVGFDGVVTTDDLSAAQQVQAWSPADRATLAIEAGIDLLLVSADSSVYPEMRDAVRSRAQSDSAFAAKVDAAATRILSAKASMP, encoded by the coding sequence GTGAAGACCGCCGCGCGGACCTCCGCCCTGCTCGTGCTCGCCGCCCTGACGCTCACCGGGTGCGTCCCCGAGCCCGCTCCGACCCCGAGCCCGACGGCATCCCCGTCCCCCTCACCGACTCCCACCCCGACACCCACCCCGGATCCTCTGGCGGGGATGAGCCTCGACGACAGGGTGGGACAGCTGTTCATGGTGGGGACCTCGGTCGACGGGGCCGACCCGACGACCCTGGCGGCGGTCACCGACGACCACATCGGCGGGATCTTCCTGCACGGACGATCGGATGCCGGGGCTCAGGCGACCGCGGGACTCGTGTCGACGTTCACCTCGGCGCAGGCGACGGGGCAGCCGCTGCTCTGGGTGTCCACCGATCAGGAGGGCGGCGAGGTGCAGGTGCTGAGCGGCCCGGGGTTCGATGAGATCCCCTCCGCCGTCGACCAGGGGCAGCAGGACGACGCGACCCTCCGCGGCAACGCGGCGACCTGGGGCGGGCAACTCGCCCAGGCCGGCGTCAACATGAACCTCGCTCCCGTGGCCGACGTCGTCACGAGCCCCGAGACGGCGCAGAGCAACCCGCCGATCGGCCAGCTCGACCGCCAGTACGGCTACGACGGAGCGACCGTGGCCGCCAAGGCGGGGGCATTCGCCGCCGGAATGCGCGACGGTGGGGTGCTCCCGACCTTCAAGCACTTCCCCGGCCTCGGGCACGTCGGCGACAACACCGACACGACCGCCGGGGTGACCGACGACTTCGTCACGGCCGACGGCGCCGACGTGGGCGTGTACTCGACGGTGCTGCCGGAGGGGCCGGCGGTGGTCATGCTGTCGACGGCGATCTACGCCAAGATCGATCCCTCGGCGCCCGCGGCCTTCTCACCCACGGTCGTCGGGGTTCTGCGGAACACGGTCGGCTTCGACGGCGTCGTGACCACGGACGACCTCTCCGCCGCGCAGCAGGTGCAGGCCTGGTCGCCGGCCGATCGCGCCACCCTCGCCATCGAGGCGGGGATCGACCTGCTCCTGGTGTCGGCGGATTCGTCGGTGTACCCCGAGATGCGCGACGCGGTCCGCTCGCGCGCGCAGAGCGACAGCGCCTTCGCCGCGAAGGTGGATGCCGCGGCGACCCGCATCCTGTCGGCGAAGGCGTCGATGCCCTGA
- a CDS encoding LCP family protein has protein sequence MSPEPPAAHARRRPVSGWRRGLKVLAISLTVAVVAAVAVGGFYAWSLSQRLKEAAVPLPDAPSQAPSLSEYAGAFDVLIVGTDECDDQVKEAFGERCSDPGAEGDRNDVNLLVHVSDAPRRATVVSFPRDLQLEIPECTNEDGSVSSGSWKASINTAYEAGGLACVASTVSNLTGQQIPFAAKVSFGNVVNITDAVGGVEVCIGGDGIDDYDAGITWEPGPRVVQGYDALAFLRTRKGIGDGSDLARIGNQQQYMSRLLNKMRSDEVLTNPGTLLGLANTAANNVTPSESLADPVRIAQLAYTLKDVPLSDTTFVQYPVLTDPDDDNKVVPDTDAAAVLWDALARNAPIALTGELGANEGVTLDPSAPTADPTTPESPTPGATDATPGPEVVDLPSNVSGSKADQATCSVGRG, from the coding sequence GTGTCCCCCGAACCTCCCGCCGCCCACGCTCGCCGCCGCCCCGTCTCGGGCTGGCGCCGAGGACTGAAGGTCCTCGCGATCAGTCTCACGGTGGCCGTCGTGGCCGCGGTCGCCGTCGGCGGCTTCTACGCCTGGTCGCTCTCGCAGCGGTTGAAGGAGGCCGCGGTGCCGCTCCCCGATGCTCCGTCTCAGGCCCCGTCGCTGAGCGAGTACGCGGGCGCGTTCGACGTGCTCATCGTGGGGACCGACGAATGCGACGACCAGGTGAAGGAGGCCTTCGGCGAGCGCTGCAGCGACCCGGGCGCCGAGGGCGACCGCAACGACGTCAACCTTCTCGTGCACGTGTCGGACGCGCCCCGCCGCGCGACCGTGGTGTCGTTCCCGCGCGACCTGCAGCTCGAGATCCCCGAGTGCACGAACGAGGACGGTTCCGTGTCGTCCGGGTCGTGGAAGGCGTCCATCAACACGGCGTACGAAGCCGGCGGTCTCGCGTGCGTCGCCAGCACCGTCTCGAACCTCACGGGTCAGCAGATCCCGTTCGCCGCGAAGGTCAGTTTCGGCAACGTCGTGAACATCACCGACGCCGTGGGCGGCGTCGAGGTATGCATCGGCGGCGACGGCATCGACGACTACGACGCCGGCATCACCTGGGAGCCCGGCCCCCGGGTCGTACAGGGCTACGACGCCCTCGCGTTCCTGCGAACGCGCAAGGGCATCGGCGACGGCAGCGACCTCGCCCGCATCGGCAACCAGCAGCAGTACATGTCGCGCCTGTTGAACAAGATGCGCAGCGACGAGGTGCTCACCAACCCCGGGACACTGCTGGGGCTCGCGAACACCGCCGCCAACAACGTCACGCCGAGCGAGAGCCTCGCCGACCCCGTGCGCATCGCGCAGCTGGCGTACACGCTCAAGGACGTCCCGCTCAGCGACACCACCTTCGTGCAGTACCCCGTGCTGACCGACCCGGACGACGACAACAAGGTCGTGCCCGACACCGACGCGGCCGCCGTGCTGTGGGACGCCCTCGCCCGGAACGCGCCGATCGCGCTCACCGGCGAACTCGGGGCGAACGAAGGCGTGACGCTGGACCCCTCGGCTCCCACGGCGGATCCCACCACCCCCGAGTCCCCGACGCCCGGAGCGACGGATGCCACCCCCGGCCCCGAGGTCGTGGATCTTCCGTCGAACGTCAGCGGGAGCAAGGCCGATCAGGCGACCTGTTCGGTGGGACGCGGCTGA
- a CDS encoding ABC transporter substrate-binding protein produces the protein MRHSTRRTLGAIAGVSVAALALSACSGGSSAPAASDADFTPLTSVKLQLQWLPQAQFAGYYVALDKGYFQEEGFDDVQVLPSGGDIVPQDALVAGDVDFAVAWVPKVLGTLENQGVELTDIAQVFQKSGTTQVSWKDSNITSVDDFEGKRIGSWGFGNEWEIFAAMADKGLDASTVKITTQDFSMNALLDKDVDAAQAMTYNELAQLLETKNPATGKLYTMDDINVISYEDTAGAMLQDAIWADTKRLSDDPAYADAATRFLKAVTKGWVFARDNPTEAADITYKAATAPGVNAFPVGPVHQLWQMNEVNKLIWTGGDFGTIDSAAWDKTVQGALKAVNQDGLNLITTEPAESAHSNEYIEKALAELKDEGVTVDGTYTPIDVTLTEGGQ, from the coding sequence ATGAGACACAGCACCCGACGCACGCTCGGCGCGATCGCCGGCGTCAGCGTCGCCGCCCTCGCGCTCTCCGCCTGCTCCGGCGGCAGCTCCGCACCCGCGGCATCCGACGCCGACTTCACCCCGCTCACCTCGGTGAAGCTGCAGCTGCAGTGGTTGCCGCAGGCGCAGTTCGCCGGCTACTACGTCGCTCTCGACAAGGGCTACTTCCAGGAGGAGGGGTTCGACGACGTCCAGGTGCTCCCCTCGGGCGGTGACATCGTCCCGCAGGACGCGCTCGTCGCCGGCGACGTCGACTTCGCCGTCGCCTGGGTACCCAAGGTGCTCGGCACGCTCGAGAACCAGGGCGTCGAGCTGACCGACATCGCCCAGGTGTTCCAGAAGTCCGGCACGACCCAGGTGTCGTGGAAGGACTCGAACATCACGAGCGTCGACGACTTCGAGGGCAAGCGGATCGGCTCGTGGGGCTTCGGCAACGAGTGGGAGATCTTCGCGGCGATGGCCGACAAGGGTCTCGACGCCTCGACCGTGAAGATCACCACGCAGGACTTCTCGATGAACGCCCTCCTCGACAAGGACGTGGATGCCGCGCAAGCGATGACCTACAACGAGCTCGCCCAGCTGCTCGAGACGAAGAACCCGGCCACCGGGAAGCTCTACACGATGGACGACATCAACGTCATCTCGTACGAGGACACCGCCGGCGCCATGCTGCAGGACGCCATCTGGGCCGACACGAAACGGCTGTCCGACGACCCCGCGTACGCCGACGCCGCCACGCGATTCCTCAAGGCCGTCACGAAGGGGTGGGTCTTCGCGCGCGACAACCCCACCGAGGCCGCGGACATCACCTACAAGGCCGCGACCGCTCCCGGCGTCAACGCCTTCCCCGTCGGCCCGGTGCACCAGTTGTGGCAGATGAACGAGGTCAACAAACTGATCTGGACCGGCGGCGACTTCGGCACGATCGACTCCGCGGCGTGGGACAAGACGGTCCAGGGTGCGCTGAAGGCCGTGAACCAGGACGGCCTCAACCTCATCACCACCGAACCTGCCGAGTCGGCGCACTCGAACGAATACATCGAGAAGGCACTCGCGGAGCTGAAGGACGAAGGCGTCACCGTCGACGGCACGTACACGCCCATCGACGTGACGCTCACCGAGGGCGGACAGTAA
- a CDS encoding ABC transporter permease has product MTAVRLPGWVRLLAPVVVGVAGLAAWYAFVASGSAPRMLPDPFAVATEFVERFGLIAEAAGITGTNALVGLVAGSLLAILLAALAATWRPVDGMTAPLVAALAVVPIVALTPIFNTMFGASSQFGRQAVAGIAAFVPVFVNTLRGLRQTRPVQRDFFRATAATGNQTFLRLTLPTALPYLVTGVRVAASLAVISALVAEYFGGPADGIGTAIATYAKSGRASLAWAFVGGGVVIGLVFFLVTSLLERLVTRRLGAGRPPS; this is encoded by the coding sequence ATGACGGCCGTCCGGCTCCCCGGGTGGGTGCGGCTGCTCGCGCCGGTCGTCGTCGGTGTCGCGGGGCTCGCCGCCTGGTACGCGTTCGTCGCCTCGGGCAGCGCCCCGCGCATGCTCCCGGACCCGTTCGCGGTGGCGACCGAGTTCGTCGAGCGCTTCGGCCTCATCGCCGAGGCGGCGGGAATCACGGGAACCAACGCGCTCGTCGGTCTCGTCGCCGGCAGCCTTCTCGCGATCCTCCTCGCCGCCCTCGCCGCCACCTGGCGCCCCGTCGACGGAATGACGGCTCCCCTGGTCGCCGCGCTCGCCGTCGTGCCCATCGTCGCGCTCACCCCGATCTTCAACACGATGTTCGGTGCATCGAGCCAGTTCGGACGCCAGGCGGTCGCCGGCATCGCCGCCTTCGTTCCGGTGTTCGTCAACACGCTCCGCGGCCTCCGCCAGACCCGTCCCGTGCAACGCGACTTCTTCCGGGCCACCGCCGCGACCGGGAACCAGACGTTCCTGCGCCTCACGCTCCCCACGGCCCTGCCCTATCTCGTCACGGGCGTGCGGGTCGCGGCATCCCTCGCCGTCATCTCCGCCCTCGTCGCCGAGTACTTCGGCGGACCGGCCGACGGCATCGGCACCGCGATCGCCACCTACGCCAAATCCGGACGCGCCTCTCTCGCGTGGGCGTTCGTGGGCGGGGGCGTCGTGATCGGCCTCGTCTTCTTCCTCGTCACGTCGCTCCTCGAACGCCTCGTCACGCGGCGCCTCGGCGCGGGCCGTCCGCCGAGCTGA
- a CDS encoding ABC transporter ATP-binding protein — protein sequence MTTDTALTAVRARGLGKVFPSAGGEVVALTDVDLDIAAGEFVSLIGPSGCGKSTLLRLIADLDTATSGELALAGKTARQARLDQDYGIAFQQAGLLPWRTVAANIALPLELHRWTRARRDARVAELAELVGLTDFVGRYPDQLSGGMQQRVAIARALAASPKLLLMDEPFGALDEMTRERLQFELARIAAETGATVVFVTHSIPEAVFLSDRVVVMSPRPGRITDVIDTRPGRARDDLLRESPEYFSRVTAVREALHGSPLHRANER from the coding sequence ATGACCACCGACACCGCTCTCACCGCCGTCCGCGCCCGCGGGCTCGGCAAGGTGTTCCCCAGCGCCGGCGGCGAGGTCGTCGCCCTGACCGACGTCGACCTCGACATCGCCGCCGGGGAGTTCGTCTCGCTCATCGGCCCTTCGGGCTGCGGCAAGTCGACGCTGCTCCGGCTCATCGCCGACCTCGACACGGCCACCAGCGGAGAGCTCGCCCTCGCCGGGAAGACCGCACGGCAGGCGCGACTCGACCAGGACTACGGCATCGCGTTCCAGCAGGCGGGGCTGCTGCCCTGGCGCACGGTCGCGGCGAACATCGCCCTCCCCCTCGAGCTGCACCGCTGGACGCGTGCCCGCCGCGACGCCCGCGTCGCCGAACTCGCCGAGCTCGTGGGTCTCACCGACTTCGTCGGGCGCTACCCCGACCAGCTCTCCGGCGGCATGCAGCAGCGCGTCGCCATCGCCCGCGCCCTCGCCGCCTCACCGAAGCTGCTGCTGATGGACGAGCCGTTCGGCGCGCTCGACGAGATGACCCGCGAGCGCCTGCAGTTCGAGCTCGCCCGCATCGCCGCCGAGACCGGGGCGACGGTCGTCTTCGTCACCCACTCGATCCCCGAGGCGGTGTTCCTCTCCGACCGCGTCGTCGTGATGAGTCCGCGCCCCGGCCGCATCACGGACGTCATCGACACGCGCCCGGGTCGCGCCCGCGACGATCTCCTCCGCGAGTCGCCCGAGTACTTCTCCCGCGTCACCGCGGTGCGCGAAGCGCTCCACGGCTCGCCGCTCCACCGGGCGAACGAGCGATGA
- a CDS encoding ABC transporter permease: MTDQVLTPGATEVVGRAPSRRGRAATARIGWGVAGVAAVIVLWELYKFLGPADGVTVGGDGSAGSGVILLPRTHDRAMPHVWDMIARMSAPTSGGDTPPLILSVAQAAGTTLGLAALGWLIGVVVGSLLGIAMQRWRLVEAGLLPWIVVSQIVPLIAFAPVVNALGTQIDRSGFPWPQWFSVALIASYLAFFPVAVGMLRGLDAPDALHLDLMRSSSAGWWQTLVHLRLPAAVPHLLPALRLAAASAVVGAVVAEVSIGLRGGIGRMLIQLAGQASSDPAAPWAPTFGTVVMGLVAAGGVALVGVALHRFRRGEDTA; encoded by the coding sequence GTGACCGATCAGGTCCTGACTCCCGGCGCGACCGAGGTCGTCGGCAGAGCCCCCTCGCGGAGGGGACGCGCCGCGACCGCCCGCATCGGCTGGGGCGTCGCGGGGGTGGCTGCGGTCATCGTGCTCTGGGAGCTGTACAAGTTCCTCGGACCGGCGGACGGCGTGACCGTGGGCGGGGACGGATCGGCGGGGTCGGGTGTCATCCTGCTCCCCCGCACCCACGACCGGGCCATGCCGCACGTGTGGGACATGATCGCGCGGATGTCCGCCCCGACCAGCGGTGGTGACACCCCACCCCTGATCCTCTCGGTGGCGCAGGCCGCCGGAACGACGCTCGGGCTCGCCGCCCTCGGATGGCTGATCGGCGTCGTCGTCGGCTCTCTGCTGGGCATCGCGATGCAGCGTTGGCGTCTGGTCGAGGCCGGCCTGCTCCCCTGGATCGTCGTCAGCCAGATCGTGCCGCTGATCGCATTCGCCCCCGTCGTCAACGCGCTCGGGACGCAGATCGACCGCTCGGGGTTCCCGTGGCCGCAGTGGTTCTCGGTCGCGCTCATCGCGTCGTACCTCGCGTTCTTCCCCGTCGCGGTCGGCATGCTGCGCGGCCTCGACGCCCCGGACGCCCTTCACCTCGACCTCATGCGATCCAGCTCGGCCGGATGGTGGCAAACGCTCGTGCACCTGCGCCTGCCCGCCGCCGTGCCGCATCTGCTCCCCGCACTGCGTCTGGCCGCGGCATCCGCTGTCGTCGGAGCCGTCGTCGCCGAGGTGTCGATCGGGCTGCGCGGCGGGATCGGCCGCATGCTCATCCAGCTCGCAGGACAGGCGTCGTCCGACCCCGCCGCCCCCTGGGCGCCGACCTTCGGCACCGTCGTGATGGGACTCGTCGCCGCCGGTGGCGTCGCCCTGGTCGGCGTCGCCCTTCATCGTTTCCGTCGCGGGGAGGACACCGCATGA
- a CDS encoding TIGR03842 family LLM class F420-dependent oxidoreductase, with protein sequence MDFGVVLQTNPPAARTIQLSQLAEAHGFSHVWTFDSHLLWEEPYVVHSAILAATRRVTVGPFVTNPATRDWTVTASTFATLNEMYGNRTICGIGRGDSAVRVTNGRPTTLKALRESIHVIRELGNSRAVEYNGATLQFPWSHGSKLDVWVAAYGPLALKLTGEVGDGFILQLADLDIAEWMIKTVRQAAENVGRDPDEIAFCVAAPMYIGEDTPDSRAHMREQCRWFGGMVGNHVADIVAKYGPSTGSGTPSTGSGTAEKVPAALTDYIAGRTGYDYNSHGKSDNDHVDFVPDEIVERFCLLGTAEEHIAKLEKLRALGVTQFAGYLQHDNKEETMRVYGETVIPALSEHLTAKR encoded by the coding sequence ATGGATTTCGGCGTCGTCCTGCAGACCAACCCGCCCGCCGCCCGCACGATCCAGCTCTCGCAGCTGGCCGAGGCGCACGGCTTCAGCCACGTCTGGACCTTCGACTCGCACCTGCTGTGGGAGGAGCCCTACGTCGTGCACTCGGCGATCCTCGCGGCCACGCGCCGGGTCACCGTCGGCCCGTTCGTGACGAACCCGGCGACCCGCGACTGGACGGTCACGGCATCCACGTTCGCCACCCTCAACGAGATGTACGGCAACCGCACGATCTGCGGGATCGGCCGCGGCGACTCGGCGGTGCGCGTGACGAACGGGCGCCCCACGACCCTGAAGGCGCTGCGCGAGTCGATCCACGTCATCCGCGAGCTGGGGAACTCTCGCGCGGTCGAGTACAACGGCGCGACCCTGCAGTTCCCGTGGAGCCACGGCTCGAAGCTCGACGTGTGGGTCGCCGCCTACGGCCCCCTCGCGCTCAAGCTCACGGGCGAGGTCGGGGACGGCTTCATCCTGCAGCTGGCCGACCTCGACATCGCCGAGTGGATGATCAAAACGGTCCGTCAAGCCGCCGAGAACGTCGGGCGCGACCCCGACGAGATCGCGTTCTGCGTCGCCGCCCCGATGTACATCGGGGAGGACACCCCGGACTCGCGCGCGCACATGCGTGAGCAGTGCCGGTGGTTCGGCGGGATGGTGGGCAACCACGTGGCCGACATCGTGGCGAAGTACGGCCCTTCGACAGGCTCAGGGACCCCATCGACAGGCTCAGGGACCGCCGAGAAGGTCCCGGCGGCTCTCACCGACTACATCGCGGGGCGCACCGGGTACGACTACAACTCGCACGGCAAGAGCGACAACGACCACGTCGACTTCGTGCCCGACGAGATCGTGGAGCGCTTCTGCCTCCTCGGCACGGCGGAGGAGCACATCGCCAAGCTCGAGAAACTGCGCGCCCTGGGGGTCACGCAGTTCGCCGGGTACCTCCAGCACGACAACAAGGAGGAGACGATGCGGGTCTACGGCGAGACCGTGATCCCCGCGCTGTCCGAGCACCTCACGGCGAAGCGGTGA
- the hydA gene encoding dihydropyrimidinase — MGTTLISGGTVVNATGTGAADVLIDGETIVAVLQPGSTLLGHDLAASVDTVVDATGKYVIPGGIDAHTHMQMPFGGTEASDTFETGTRAAAIGGTTSIVDFVVQYPEENILDRYHAWQEKAAGECAIDYGFHQILSDVQDSSLTAMDELIAEGVTSFKLFMAYKGVFLSDDGQILRAFQKGADTGAMMMMHAENGAIIDVLVQQALARGETSPYFHGTTRPWQAEEEATHRAIMIADITGAPLYVVHVSAKQAVEQIAEARDRGMNVFGETCPQYLYLSLEDQLGASSEEWGDFEGAKWVCSTPLRSKHEGHQHHMWQSLRTNDIQMVSTDHCPFCMKGQKDMGIGDFSRIPNGIGSVEHRMDLMYQGVVTGQITLPRWVELTSTTPARMFGMYGKKGVIQPGADGDVVVYDPNGHTSIGIGEGRSHHMNMDYSAWQGYEIDGRVDTVLSRGRVVVDGSGYVGSKGHGQYIARGLSQYLV, encoded by the coding sequence ATGGGCACCACCCTCATCTCCGGCGGAACCGTCGTCAACGCGACCGGCACGGGAGCAGCCGACGTGCTCATCGACGGCGAGACGATCGTCGCCGTGCTGCAGCCCGGCTCCACCCTGCTCGGGCACGACCTCGCGGCATCCGTCGACACCGTCGTGGATGCCACGGGCAAGTACGTCATTCCCGGGGGCATCGACGCGCACACGCACATGCAGATGCCGTTCGGGGGGACCGAGGCATCCGACACCTTCGAAACCGGCACGCGCGCCGCAGCGATCGGGGGGACGACGAGCATCGTCGACTTCGTCGTCCAGTACCCCGAGGAGAACATCCTCGACCGGTACCACGCGTGGCAGGAGAAGGCGGCGGGCGAGTGCGCGATCGACTACGGCTTCCACCAGATCCTCTCGGACGTGCAGGACAGCTCCCTGACCGCGATGGACGAGCTCATCGCCGAGGGCGTGACGAGCTTCAAACTGTTCATGGCGTACAAGGGCGTCTTCCTCTCGGACGACGGGCAGATCCTCCGTGCGTTCCAGAAGGGCGCCGACACCGGCGCGATGATGATGATGCACGCCGAGAACGGCGCGATCATCGACGTCCTCGTGCAGCAGGCCCTCGCGCGCGGCGAGACGAGCCCGTACTTCCACGGCACCACCCGCCCGTGGCAGGCGGAGGAGGAGGCCACCCACCGCGCGATCATGATCGCCGACATCACCGGCGCGCCCCTCTACGTCGTCCACGTCAGCGCGAAGCAGGCGGTCGAGCAGATCGCCGAGGCCCGCGATCGGGGCATGAACGTCTTCGGCGAGACGTGCCCGCAGTACCTCTACCTCTCGCTCGAGGACCAGCTCGGCGCATCGAGCGAGGAGTGGGGCGACTTCGAAGGCGCCAAGTGGGTGTGCTCCACTCCGCTGCGCTCGAAGCACGAGGGCCATCAGCATCACATGTGGCAGTCCCTGCGGACGAACGACATCCAGATGGTGTCCACCGACCACTGCCCCTTCTGCATGAAGGGCCAGAAGGACATGGGCATCGGGGACTTCTCCCGGATCCCGAACGGCATCGGCTCGGTCGAGCACCGCATGGACCTCATGTACCAGGGCGTCGTCACCGGGCAGATCACCCTGCCGCGCTGGGTCGAGCTCACCAGCACGACACCCGCACGCATGTTCGGGATGTACGGGAAGAAGGGCGTGATCCAGCCGGGTGCCGACGGCGACGTCGTCGTGTACGACCCGAACGGGCACACCTCCATCGGCATCGGCGAGGGGCGCTCGCACCACATGAACATGGATTACTCCGCCTGGCAGGGCTACGAGATCGACGGGCGCGTCGACACCGTGCTGTCGCGCGGCCGGGTGGTGGTGGACGGCTCCGGCTACGTCGGGTCCAAGGGCCACGGCCAGTACATCGCCCGCGGCCTCAGCCAGTACCTGGTGTGA
- a CDS encoding nitrilase-related carbon-nitrogen hydrolase: MTTVRAAITQTTWTGDKESMLDKHEQFARDAAAAGAQVVCFQELFYGPYFGITQDQKYYRYAEPVDGPIVQRFAALAKELGLVSVLPIYEEAQTGVYYNTSVLVDADGTVLGSYRKNHIPHLEKFWEKFYFRPGNLGYPVFDTAVGKVGMYICYDRHFPEGWRELGLNGAHMVFNPNATKPGLSNRLWEVEGPCAAVANGYFVLQPNRVGREDNEYGDEAVSFYGSSQVIDPRGNHVGAIGSSEHEEVLIRDLDMDLVQQMRDDWQFYRDRRPDTYGEIVEA; this comes from the coding sequence ATGACGACGGTGCGAGCGGCCATCACGCAGACCACGTGGACCGGTGACAAGGAATCGATGCTCGACAAGCACGAGCAGTTCGCGCGGGATGCCGCCGCGGCGGGGGCGCAGGTCGTGTGCTTCCAGGAGCTGTTCTACGGTCCCTACTTCGGGATCACGCAGGACCAGAAGTACTACCGCTACGCCGAGCCGGTCGACGGTCCGATCGTGCAGCGCTTCGCCGCCCTCGCGAAGGAGCTCGGGCTCGTGTCGGTCCTGCCGATCTACGAAGAGGCGCAGACCGGCGTGTATTACAACACCTCGGTGCTCGTCGACGCCGACGGCACGGTCCTCGGCAGCTACCGCAAGAACCACATCCCGCACCTCGAGAAGTTCTGGGAGAAGTTCTACTTCCGCCCGGGCAACCTCGGCTACCCCGTCTTCGACACCGCGGTCGGCAAGGTCGGCATGTACATCTGCTACGACCGCCACTTCCCCGAGGGCTGGCGCGAGCTGGGCCTGAACGGGGCGCACATGGTGTTCAACCCGAACGCGACCAAGCCCGGCCTCTCGAACCGTCTGTGGGAGGTCGAAGGCCCCTGCGCCGCCGTGGCGAACGGGTACTTCGTGCTGCAGCCCAACCGCGTGGGCCGCGAGGACAACGAATACGGAGACGAAGCCGTGTCGTTCTACGGCAGCAGCCAGGTGATCGACCCGCGCGGCAACCACGTCGGCGCGATCGGATCGTCGGAGCACGAGGAGGTGCTCATCCGCGATCTCGACATGGACCTCGTGCAGCAGATGCGCGACGACTGGCAGTTCTACCGCGACCGCCGGCCGGACACCTACGGCGAGATCGTGGAGGCGTGA